Proteins from one Primulina huaijiensis isolate GDHJ02 unplaced genomic scaffold, ASM1229523v2 scaffold21623_ERROPOS600000+, whole genome shotgun sequence genomic window:
- the LOC140967005 gene encoding uncharacterized protein isoform X2 — protein sequence MRRGEAAIAHKGRFFDFQEKMSGKNINRSASDIGDRGYRHFSDSVTEGLTYSPKVSPSDIVLEPVGRSLSGRWSKTYSPLAAFQSDLNSYLHEADDLPAVSCPNTSETREEFANQIGLVRSVTLRSYDLRMRQTDLSNVPFPPSAALYYHGPSPLMEVVGSCESVHKLNLYLKARRSDVNAGVPGRFLHAVLGPDFADVGSVASTIMYAFYLDQNHKSNQFCTLPIINMKRADFDSCADLQWLLNSCHIDLSSLICIDEIDLPYYDLFGSLKLVLLKCDMVSAEQEALKGAIVEVFNCSKSGPSCSHVDSITMGQDASFCAIIAERFIQTSPEILSGRGFSRLLLAGILMDTGNLSISQCTAKDKYMATLLIDGAGRFGCNGLYQILKYKTYGSASANLMVGDILLKEYKKLTGSGKPDSSSSRLLALNIGMSSIGMSITQLLSHDSTSTQEIIHFQNLEKLGLLMVVSGYYDPQKKFKREILVSAESEELLKNLLLFLDTNAAQLPLKVLSQPGLKEEMRVFEIEKVISRRTIERILNEFSSAYQ from the exons ATGCGAAGAGGTGAAGCAGCAATTGCTCACAAGGGTAGATTCTTTGACTTTCAAGAAAAAATGTcgggaaaaaatattaatagatcAGCCTCCGATATCGGAGACCGAGGATACAGACATTTTAGTGATAGTGTAACTGAAGGTTTAACTTACAGCCCAAAGGTCTCACCCTCAGACATTGTTCTTGAACCTGTTGGACGGTCATTATCTGGAAGGTGGTCGAAGACTTACTCTCCACTTGCAGCTTTTCAGTCAGATTTGAATAGTTACTTGCATGAAGCAGATGACTTGCCTGCTGTTTCTTGTCCAAATACCTCTGAAACTCGTGAAGAGTTCGCTAACCAAATTGGCTTGGTGAGGTCAGTTACGCTAAGATCATACGATTTGAGGATGAGGCAAACAGATTTATCTAATGTTCCTTTTCCTCCTTCGGCTGCTTTATATTATCATGGGCCCTCTCCACTTATGGAAGTTGTTGGATCATGTGAAAGTGTTCACAAGCTAAATTTATATCTGAAAGCTAGGAGGTCTGATGTAAATGCTGGTGTTCCTGGAAGGTTCTTGCATGCAGTACTTGGGCCAGATTTTGCTG ATGTGGGATCCGTGGCGTCAACCATCATGTATGCCTTTTATCTTGATCAAAATCATAAAAGCAACCAATTTTGTACGTTGCCAATCATCAACATGAAGAGGGCTGATTTTGATTCTTGTGCTGATCTTCAGTGGCTTCTTAATTCATGCCATATTGATCTGTCATCCCTGATTTGTATTGATGAG ATTGACTTGCCCTATTATGATCTGTTCGGGAGTCTGAAACTAGTTTTGCTCAAATGTGATATGGTTTCAGCCGAACAAGAg GCACTGAAAGGAGCCATAGTTGAAGTATTTAATTGCTCAAAG TCCGGTCCTTCGTGTTCTCATGTTGATTCCATCACCATGGGGCAG GATGCATCATTCTGTGCCATTATTGCTGAAAGATTTATACAAACTTCACCTGAAATATTATCTGGGCGAGGATTTAGTAGACTTCTG TTGGCAGGTATACTTATGGATACAGGAAACTTATCTATCTCACAATGTACTGCCAAAGATAAATACATGGCAACTTTGTTGATTGACGGAGCTGGTCGATTTGGATGCAATGGGTTGTACCAAATTT TGAAGTACAAAACATATGGTTCAGCTTCAGCAAACCTTATGGTGGGAGACATTTTGTTGAAGGAGTATAAAAAATTGACCGGATCAG GCAAACCAGATTCTAGCAGTTCAAGATTGCTGGCACTAAATATCGGGATGAGTTCAATCGGGATGTCAATTACCCAGTTGTTGTCCCATGATTCTACTTCAACCCAAGAAATTATACATTTCCAAA ATTTGGAAAAACTTGGCCTATTAATGGTTGTTTCTGGTTATTATGATCCTCAGAAGAAATTCAAG CGGGAAATTCTGGTAAGTGCTGAATCCGAGGAACTCTTGAAGAACCTGCTGCTGTTCCTTGATACCAATGCCGCTCAACTCCCACTTAAAGTTCTAAGCCAACCAG GTTTGAAAGAGGAGATGAGAGTGTTTGAAATTGAGAAGGTTATCTCACGAAGGACGATCGAACGGATCCTGAACGAATTTAGCTCTGCATATCAGTAA
- the LOC140966997 gene encoding probable WRKY transcription factor 14 — protein MCSYFFNRMDNYQGDLTDIIRTNGCSIAGGNTASAEVSAQQDWQFPNNPINYSSEYFGDPFADIRDPFLHDMYTPVSGFFHDSNIEGTANDRGLAVNGGENNATSHKFLCDEMKRPSNMFSRMLQICPDGKLSGLPCGSSPVPASSPRIFKGPADQSLVSPNCSNGCLMDSPEALQISSPRNTGIKRRKSQAKKVVCIPAPAPANSRPTGEIVPSDLWAWRKYGQKPIKGSPYPRGYYRCSSSKGCSARKQVERSRTDPNMLVITYTSEHNHPWPTQRNALAGSTRSQTSKTSSTSKNSANSQAQKSANPKEEKKMVATENKQLRPSTVEENPVSVKEEMDEDFDSNLEMEDHADLDEGFPQSYKPTMPDSSKSEDSFFVDIGEIEADPLNLLFSQAGFSGDMERENKSLDPFAFYDWAGNSSIDAATCTTSYAEAKRDS, from the exons ATGTGCAGTTACTTCTTCAATAGAATGGACAACTATCAAGGAGATTTAACCGATATAATCCGAACGAATGGCTGCAGTATCGCCGGTGGAAACACGGCATCAGCTGAAGTGTCGGCACAGCAAGACTGGCAGTTTCCAAACAACCCGATCAACTATTCGTCTGAGTATTTTGGGGATCCATTTGCTGACATAAGAGATCCATTCCTCCATGATATGTATACTCCAGTGTCAGGATTTTTTCACGACTCGAATATTGAAGGCACTGCAAATGACAGAGGGCTCGCTGTTAATGGAGGTGAAAATAACGCCACTTCTCACAAGTTTCTTTGTGATGAGATGAAAAGACCTTCGAATATGTTTTCAAGGATGCTGCAGATCTGCCCTGATGGAAAGTTGTCGGGGTTACCATGTGGTTCTTCGCCGGTACCTGCTTCTTCTCCGAGGATTTTTAAAGGTCCCGCTGACCAAAGTCTGGTTTCTCCGAATTGCTCCAATGGTTGCTTGATGGATAGCCCAGAAGCTCTGCAGATCTCGTCTCCGCGAAATACGGGTATCAAGAGAAG GAAAAGCCAGGCAAAGAAGGTAGTCTGTATACCAGCTCCAGCACCTGCAAACAGCAGACCAACTGGAGAAATTGTTCCATCTGATCTTTGGGCATGGAGAAAGTATGGTCAAAAGCCTATTAAAGGATCTCCTTATCCAAG GGGTTACTATCGATGCAGTAGTTCAAAGGGTTGTTCGGCCAGGAAACAAGTGGAGCGGAGCCGAACGGACCCGAATATGCTTGTGATCACATACACTTCGGAGCATAATCATCCATGGCCCACCCAAAGAAATGCTCTTGCAGGCTCTACCAGATCTCAGACATCCAAGACCAGTTCTACTTCAAAGAATTCAGCGAACTCTCAAGCTCAAAAATCTGCAAACCCTAAAGAAGAGAAGAAAATGGTAGCTACCGAGAATAAACAACTGCGCCCGTCCACAGTAGAAGAGAATCCTGTATCTGTGAAAGAGGAGATGGATGAAGATTTTGATAGTAATTTAGAAATGGAAGATCATGCAGATTTGGATGAAGGATTTCCACAGAGCTACAAGCCTACCATGCCAGACTCCAGCAAATCCGAAGATAGTTTCTTTGTGGATATAGGAGAAATTGAGGCGGACCCTTTGAATCTCTTGTTCTCGCAAGCTGGATTTTCCGGCGATATGGAACGGGAAAACAAATCTTTGGATCCATTCGCCTTCTATGATTGGGCAGGAAATAGCAGTATTGACGCAGCCACCTGCACCACATCTTATGCAGAAGCCAAAAGGGATTCTTGA
- the LOC140967005 gene encoding uncharacterized protein isoform X1, giving the protein MKSTSTPTQKERYARARDDPFFDGMRRGEAAIAHKGRFFDFQEKMSGKNINRSASDIGDRGYRHFSDSVTEGLTYSPKVSPSDIVLEPVGRSLSGRWSKTYSPLAAFQSDLNSYLHEADDLPAVSCPNTSETREEFANQIGLVRSVTLRSYDLRMRQTDLSNVPFPPSAALYYHGPSPLMEVVGSCESVHKLNLYLKARRSDVNAGVPGRFLHAVLGPDFADVGSVASTIMYAFYLDQNHKSNQFCTLPIINMKRADFDSCADLQWLLNSCHIDLSSLICIDEIDLPYYDLFGSLKLVLLKCDMVSAEQEALKGAIVEVFNCSKSGPSCSHVDSITMGQDASFCAIIAERFIQTSPEILSGRGFSRLLLAGILMDTGNLSISQCTAKDKYMATLLIDGAGRFGCNGLYQILKYKTYGSASANLMVGDILLKEYKKLTGSGKPDSSSSRLLALNIGMSSIGMSITQLLSHDSTSTQEIIHFQNLEKLGLLMVVSGYYDPQKKFKREILVSAESEELLKNLLLFLDTNAAQLPLKVLSQPGLKEEMRVFEIEKVISRRTIERILNEFSSAYQ; this is encoded by the exons ATGAAGTCGACCAGCACCCCCACCCAAAAG GAAAGATATGCAAGAGCTCGTGATGACCCATTTTTTGATGGGATGCGAAGAGGTGAAGCAGCAATTGCTCACAAGGGTAGATTCTTTGACTTTCAAGAAAAAATGTcgggaaaaaatattaatagatcAGCCTCCGATATCGGAGACCGAGGATACAGACATTTTAGTGATAGTGTAACTGAAGGTTTAACTTACAGCCCAAAGGTCTCACCCTCAGACATTGTTCTTGAACCTGTTGGACGGTCATTATCTGGAAGGTGGTCGAAGACTTACTCTCCACTTGCAGCTTTTCAGTCAGATTTGAATAGTTACTTGCATGAAGCAGATGACTTGCCTGCTGTTTCTTGTCCAAATACCTCTGAAACTCGTGAAGAGTTCGCTAACCAAATTGGCTTGGTGAGGTCAGTTACGCTAAGATCATACGATTTGAGGATGAGGCAAACAGATTTATCTAATGTTCCTTTTCCTCCTTCGGCTGCTTTATATTATCATGGGCCCTCTCCACTTATGGAAGTTGTTGGATCATGTGAAAGTGTTCACAAGCTAAATTTATATCTGAAAGCTAGGAGGTCTGATGTAAATGCTGGTGTTCCTGGAAGGTTCTTGCATGCAGTACTTGGGCCAGATTTTGCTG ATGTGGGATCCGTGGCGTCAACCATCATGTATGCCTTTTATCTTGATCAAAATCATAAAAGCAACCAATTTTGTACGTTGCCAATCATCAACATGAAGAGGGCTGATTTTGATTCTTGTGCTGATCTTCAGTGGCTTCTTAATTCATGCCATATTGATCTGTCATCCCTGATTTGTATTGATGAG ATTGACTTGCCCTATTATGATCTGTTCGGGAGTCTGAAACTAGTTTTGCTCAAATGTGATATGGTTTCAGCCGAACAAGAg GCACTGAAAGGAGCCATAGTTGAAGTATTTAATTGCTCAAAG TCCGGTCCTTCGTGTTCTCATGTTGATTCCATCACCATGGGGCAG GATGCATCATTCTGTGCCATTATTGCTGAAAGATTTATACAAACTTCACCTGAAATATTATCTGGGCGAGGATTTAGTAGACTTCTG TTGGCAGGTATACTTATGGATACAGGAAACTTATCTATCTCACAATGTACTGCCAAAGATAAATACATGGCAACTTTGTTGATTGACGGAGCTGGTCGATTTGGATGCAATGGGTTGTACCAAATTT TGAAGTACAAAACATATGGTTCAGCTTCAGCAAACCTTATGGTGGGAGACATTTTGTTGAAGGAGTATAAAAAATTGACCGGATCAG GCAAACCAGATTCTAGCAGTTCAAGATTGCTGGCACTAAATATCGGGATGAGTTCAATCGGGATGTCAATTACCCAGTTGTTGTCCCATGATTCTACTTCAACCCAAGAAATTATACATTTCCAAA ATTTGGAAAAACTTGGCCTATTAATGGTTGTTTCTGGTTATTATGATCCTCAGAAGAAATTCAAG CGGGAAATTCTGGTAAGTGCTGAATCCGAGGAACTCTTGAAGAACCTGCTGCTGTTCCTTGATACCAATGCCGCTCAACTCCCACTTAAAGTTCTAAGCCAACCAG GTTTGAAAGAGGAGATGAGAGTGTTTGAAATTGAGAAGGTTATCTCACGAAGGACGATCGAACGGATCCTGAACGAATTTAGCTCTGCATATCAGTAA